In Desulfomonilia bacterium, the genomic stretch CTGTTCCCGGGATTGCCAGGGCAGACGTTTACTGTCCGTGCCGATTCTACATTTCGGCAAGAAGGCTGGTAATATGCTGTGGCGAGATCGGCGTGGCTATTCAATGACTTTCTGGGCGGTATTCATTGGGTTGGTGATGATTCCTGCCCTGGCATTGGCTATTGAACTCGGACGGTATTTTTATGCCATTTCAGAAGTGGCAAAGGCGGCAGACGCTGCGGCAGTTGCCGCTTCCGCTGAGATCAATCAGCAAGTTTTTCAAGATACCGGAAGTCTTGTTCCCACCT encodes the following:
- a CDS encoding pilus assembly protein TadG-related protein — protein: CSRDCQGRRLLSVPILHFGKKAGNMLWRDRRGYSMTFWAVFIGLVMIPALALAIELGRYFYAISEVAKAADAAAVAASAEINQQVFQDTGSLVPTSRTWGNAQAYVTSNTASLSAKGVHAFVTDIQVSGGDNTVRVSVSADLSILFPSVVPKVLVTQTGVAKLRVFTH